From Rhodopseudomonas palustris:
AAATTGCAGCGCCGCAGCACCTCGGGGCTGATCCATTCCGGCAGCGCCGGCAATTTGGTCAGCGCCTGCGCCACCGCGCGGCGCAGCGAACCGATCGCCAGCCCCTCGGTGAGCGGATACACCGGATCGATCTTCGGGAGTTTCGCGAAGCCTTCCTCGTCGACGACGCGGTCCGGATGCACGATCTGCAGCGTGCCGTCGTAGAGCTGCCCGGTGCCGGAGACGTAGCGCTTGGCTCCGACCGGTAGCAGCTTCTCGACGAATTCCGGCTTTGCCCGGAAGAACGTCAGGATCACGTCGCCGGTGCCGTCGCTGGCATACACCAGATACGGCGCGCGCGAGCGGCCGGGCGGCGGGGGCCGATGGCGATCGACGGTGACTTCGAGCGTCACCACGGTGCCGGGCTCGGCGTCGCGGATTTTGGGCCGGGAGCGTCGGTCGATGACGCTGACCGGCAGATGCAGCAGCAGATCGACCAGCCGCGGAGTGTCGTCGCGGTCGAGCAGATAACGGAACAGCTTGTCCTGCTTCGGACCGACGCCGGAGAGGCCGGTGACCGGCGCGAACAGGGGATTGAGCAGAGCAGGGCGCATCGAACCGGCTCGGTTGGGCGGACATTTGCGGCAGGCTTGAATGCATTTCGCGCCGATTGCAATGCGCCAGGGCGGGCTGACATCGGCTGCGCCGACCGCTATATCAACCCCGCCCGGCACGTCCGGGCTTTCCGCGTTTAGCAAGGTTTCCAACGATGACCGGTACGACACGATCGAGCGGTGGCCTCGACGACCGCCGCAAACGGCTCCTGTTCCGCTGCTGGCACCGCGGCACGCGCGAGATGGACCTGATTCTCGGTCAGTTCGCCGACGCCGAGATCGGGACGCTGAAGGACGCCGAACTGGACGAGCTGGAGCGGCTGATCGAGCTCAACGACCACGACCTGTACAACGCGGTGGCGGGCGCGGACACGCTGCCCGCCGAGTTCAAAAACGGGCTGTTCGACCGGATCAAGACCTACGGCCATCAGGGCGACCCGGCATGAAGGCGCCGTCACGATCGCCCGCGGAATTGCTGGCGCCCGGCCGCGCGCTGACCTTCGCCAATGTCGCCGAGGGCGCCGAGGGGCTGATCGTCTCCGATCTGGCGCGCGCGGTCGCGGCGAAGCCGAAGCCGCCGGCGGTCAGCCTCGCGGTGATCTGCCGCGACGGCCCGCGGATGCAGGCGCTCGCGCGCAGTCTGGAGTTCTTCGCGCCCGACGTCGCGGTGATGCAGTTCCCGGCGTGGGACTGCCAGCCCTATGACCGCGTCTCGCCGCATGCCGGCATTCTCGCGCAGCGCGTCACCGCGCTGGCGCGGCTGTCGCGTTTGGCGGGCTCCGACAAGCCGTTGATCGTGCTGACCACGGTCAATGCCGCGGTGCAGCGGGTGCCGGTGCGCGACGTGATCGCCGCGCAGGCGCTGTCGGTCGCGCCGGGCAATGTGGTGCCGATGGACTCGGTCGTCGCCTGGCTCGAGCACAATGGCTACAGCCGCGCCTCGACGGTGCGCGAGCCCGGCGAATACGCGGTGCGCGGCGGCATCCTCGATCTGTTTCCGGCCGGGCTGGAAATGCCGGTGCGGTTCGACTTCTTCGGCGACCAGCTCGAATCGATCCGCACCTTCGATGCCGAGACCCAGCGCACGCAGCATTCGATGCGCGGCCTCGATCTGGTGCCGGTGTCGGAATTCCAGCTCGTCACCGAAACCATCCGCCGCTTCCGGATGGGCTACGTCGCAGCCTTCGGCGCGCCGGATCGCGACGACCAGCTCTACACCGCGATCAGCGAAGGCCGCCGCCATCCCGGCATGGAGCACTGGCTGCCGCTGTTCCAGGAGCGGATGGACACGCTGTTCGACTATCTGCCCGGCGCGCCGGTGGCGATCGAGCCACAAAGCGAGGACGCCGTGCGCGAGCGCTTCGAGCAGATCGCCGATTACTACGAGGCGCGGCGCGAGGCGATGGACCAGCCGGGCTCGGGCGCGATCTACAAGCCGCTGCCGCCGGATCAGCTCTATCTCACCGACAAGGAATGGGCCGCGCGGCTGGAAGGCACGTCGCTGGCGCGGCTGACGCCGTTCGCCGTGCCCGACGATGCCGGTGGCTCGGTGATCGACGCCGGCGCGCGCGCCGGGCGCAGCTTCGCGCCGGAGCGCGCCGACACCAGCGTCAACGTCTTCGAGAAGCTGGTCGCCCATGTGCAGTCGCTGCAGGCGGCGCGCAAGAAGGTGGTGATCGCGCTGTGGAGCGAAGGCTCGCGCGACCGCATGGCGAGCATGCTGAAGGACCACAAGCTCGTCCATCTCACCAGCGTCAATTCCTGGCGCACGGTGCAGGCGACGCCGCGCAACGAGGCGATGCTGGCGGTGGTCGGCCTCGAATCCGGCTTCGAGACCGATGCGTTCGCGGTGATCACCGAACAGGACGTGCTCGGCGACCGCCTTGTGCGGCAGCGCAAGTCGGCCAAGAAGCTCGACAACTTCATCTCCGAGGTCACCAGTCTCGCCACCGGCGACATCGTCGTCCATGTCGAGCACGGCATCGGCCGCTTCATCGGGCTGCAGACGCTGGAGGTCGGCGGCGCGCCGCACGACTGCGTCGAACTGCATTACGCCAACGACACCAAGCTGTTTCTTCCCGTCGAGAACATCGAACTGCTGTCGCGCTACGGCTCCGACGGCACCACTGTCGAACTCGACAGGCTCGGCGGCTCGGGCTGGCAGGCGCGCAAGGCCAAGCTGAAGAACCGCATCCGCCAGATCGCCGGCGAACTGATCAAGGTCGCGGCCGAGCGGCATCTGCGCGAGGCGCCGAAGCTGCATGTCGAGCCGCATCTTTACGACGAATTCTGCGCGCGCTTCCCCTATGAGGAGACCGAGGATCAGCTCGCGGCGATCAATGCCGCACTCGGCGATCTCGAACGCGGCATGCCGATGGATCGCCTGGTCTGCGGCGACGTCGGCTTCGGCAAGACCGAAGTGGCGCTGCGCGCGGCCTTCGCGGTGGCGCTCGACGGCAAGCAGGTCGCCGTGGTGGTGCCGACCACGCTGCTGGCGCGGCAGCACGCCAAGACCTTCACCGAGCGCTTTCGCGGCTTTCCGGTGAATGTCGGCCAAGCGTCGCGGCTGGTGTCGCCGAAGGAACTGACGCAGGTCAAGAAGGGCCTGGCCGAAGGCCAGATCGACATCGTCGTCGGCACCCACGCGCTGCTCGGCAAGGCGATCAAGTTCAAGGATCTCGGCCTCGTCGTGGTCGACGAGGAACAGCATTTCGGCGTCACCCACAAGGAGAAGCTGAAGCAGTTGCGCGCCGAGGTCCACGTGCTGACGCTGAGCGCGACGCCGATCCCGCGCACGCTGCAACTCGCCATGACCGGCGTGCGCGACCTGTCGATCATCGCGTCGCCGCCGGTGGATCGGCTCGCGGTGCGCACCTTCGTCGCCCCGCACGATCCATTGATGATCCGCGAGGCGCTGCTGCGCGAGCGCTATCGCGGCGGACAGGCGTTCTACGTCGTGCCGCGGATCGACGACCTCGCCGAGGTCAAGGACTTCCTCGACAAGCACGTCCCAGAGATGAAAGTCGCGGTCGCCCACGGCCAGATGCCGCCGACGGTGATCGAGGACATCATGTCGGCGTTCTACGACGGCAAATACGACATCCTGCTGTCGACCACCATCGTCGAATCCGGCCTCGACATTCCGAACGCCAATACGCTGATCGTGCACCGCGCCGACATGTTCGGGCTGGCGCAATTGTATCAGCTCCGCGGCCGCGTCGGCCGCTCGAAACTGCGCGCCTACGCGCTGTTCACGCTGCCGCAGCACAACATCACCGCGCAGGCGGAGCGGCGGCTGAAGGTGCTGCAATCGCTGGAGACGCTCGGCGCCGGCTTTCAGCTCGCCTCACACGACCTCGACATCCGCGGCGCCGGCAATCTGCTGGGCGAAGAGCAGTCCGGCCACATCAAGGAAGTCGGCTTCGAGCTGTATCAGCAGATGCTGGAGGAGGCGATCACCAACCTCAAGGCCGGCGTCGTCGAGCCGGTCGCCGACCGTTGGTCGCCGCAGATCACCATCGGCATGCCGGTGCTGATCCCGGAAGACTTCGTCAACGATCTGTCGGTGCGGCTGTCGCTGTATCGAAGGCTCGCCGATCTCGACAGCGACGAGGAGATCGAGAACTTCGCCGCCGAGCTGCGCGACCGGTTCGGGCCGTTGCCGGACGAGGTGCGCTATCTGTTCAAGGTCGCGGCGATCAAGGCGTATTGCCGGCACGCCAATGTCGAGAAGGTCGATGCCGGCCCGAAGGGCGTGGTCATCACCTTCCGCGACAACGCGTTCGCGCATCCGGACCGGCTGGTGACCTTCATCAAGCGCCATGGCGACGCCGCCAAGGTTCGTCCGGATATGAAGGTGGTGTTCTTCCAGGTCTGGAAGACGCCGGAGGAGCGGCTCGCCGGCACCACCGATATCATGAAACAGCTCGCCGAACTGGCCGAAGCCAAGAAGGCGGCGTGAGCGTCGGCGACGGCGCGGCTGTCAGGAGGCCGCGCGTCTTGTGTCGAGCTTGGTCAGCCGCGACAGGATCGTGCGGGCGGAATCGTCCGGCATCAACGTCGAGAGCTGAACGTCGGGATCGATCCGGCCCTCGCGCCGGCTGGAATGCGAGGTTTGCTTCATCACCGCGGTGAGGCGCCGGGCGATCGCCTGCGCGCTGCGGAGATCGGCGTCTGCGAACACCACGAGGATGCTGCCGTCGGCTTGCAGGACGCCGAAATCCATTTTGCGCATCAGCCGGCTGACGATCCGCGCGGTGTCGAACAGGACGCGCTGGTCGGCCCGGTTGAACGTGAACTTCGCCACCGACAAGCCACCGCCGCGCGCCTGCGCGTGATAAACGGCGGTGGCGAAATCGCGTTCGAATGCGCTAGGTGTGAGCAGGCCGCTGCGTGGATCGATCAGGCCGCCGGCGTCCAGCGATCGTAGCGTGCGGCCGAGCCGCGCCTCGAAGGCGTGCTGGCGGACCAGCGGCAGCGCGTCGGCCACGATGCGCGCCGGATCGCCCTGGGCGAAATCGAGATTGGGCAGGTCGACGTGATGGTCGGGCGCAGGCACCGTGACCACCACCGGAAGATTGCGGAAGCGGGGGTCCTCGGCCAGCACGGTCAGGAACGCATCGACCACGCGGGGGCTGAACCCTTCGGCCAGGATGATGCCGTCGAGGTCGCGGGCATTGAGGTGCTTTGCCGCCGCTTCGATCGACAGCGCGCCGACCACGCCGACGCGTTCGCCGAGCGCCACCGACAATGCCGGATAGGCCGCGCCGCGACCGATCAGCAGCACGGTGGCATCCTGTATCGGATCGCTGTCGGGGGTGCGAGGCACGTCGCCATCGTCGATCAGGCGCCGCAGCGTGGTGGCGTGCAGGGTGCGGACGCGAAGCGCCGCGCGGAGCCGGGCCGCAAGGCGCGCGAAATCGCCACCCTCGAAGCCGATCGCATTGTCCGGCAGGACGCCACGTGGATCGAGGGCGATCAGCGGCACATAAGGTTGGATCGCTTCGATCTGCTTGGCCAATATTCCGAGCGAGGTGCCGGTCGCGCCGTTGGCGATCACCGCCGAAGGCTGCAGCCGCGCGACCGCGGCGCCGGCCTCGAGCCAGCCGGTCGTTACCGCGGGTGATAACCGGGCATCCGCGAGGGCCGACAGAATCGGCGAGGTGTCGTTGCCTGAAACGACGAGGATGGGCGCGTGATACGACATCTCTGAGAGCCGGTTCTTCGCTGTCGACAGCGTCCGACCCTAGTTCGTCACCCTTAATGCGAGGTCAATATTGACTCGCAGATTCTTCGCCGCGCGGTGGAGCATCGCGAAAGGCTTCGACCATCAAAGGGTTTAGGCCCAGTTCTGAAAGTGCTTCACGAGCCCGTGCATTGTCCTGGGCGCGGCCCGCGAGGCGATATCCGCTCCAGCGGTCGGGCAACGCCGTGAGCAAGGCGCCCTGGCCGAGCCGCTTCGCCCACTCCTGCAGGTCTTGCGCGAGGAATCGATAGCCGCCGACCGACATCACCCCGGACGGTGGTGCGGTGATACAGACCGCGCCGCTGGTGCGGTCGAGCCTGGCGGCGAACCCGGTGTCGACATGGTCGGGAGGCGGCGCCGACACCGGACTGCCGAGCGGCGGCAGCGGCGCGTAGGCGGCGAGCGTGACCATCGGCCCGCGTAGCCCGAGGGTGCCTTTCGGCGTGATCAGGATTTCGCCGGCCGCCGACGATCCGGCCTGGTTGTGCGGCGCGCTGTGCGGTCCCGGCATGATCACCGCGGGCATTCCATCCTCGACCCGCCGCGCGCCGAACAGGCCCGCCTCGCCGAACAGATAGATATCGGTGAAGGTCGCGGGCGCAGCGATCCAGGCCGGGCTCGCGGCAACCTGCTCCGGCGCGCGCCATAGACCGACGACATTGCGCAGCGTCGGCATTCCGGCCAGTCCGCTTTCGCCGAGCCGCAACGCCAGCGGCGCCGGCGCCACCAGCGTGTCGCAGCCGAGATCGCGGATCTGGGATTCCAGCACCGTTTCGTCGAACGGATGGTGCAGCGCCAGCGTTCCGCCGCTCAGAAGCCATGTCACCATCGACGAGGCGAGCCCGGCGAATGAGGACGGCGCTTGCGCCGACAGCAGCATCGCGCCTTGCGGCACGCGGCCTTCGAGGAAGATTGCGAGACCGCCAGCGATCATATGGAGATGGGTCCGCGGAATCGCCCGCACGCCGTCCGGCGTGGTGTCGAACGAAATGATCGCGGCGCGGCGCGCGTCCTGGGCCACCGGCTCGATTGCAGGGACGTGTTCGGCCATCGCGACGTCGAGCGACGCCATGCCTTCCGGCAGATCGTCGCCGAAGCCGCCGACATAGCGGATCGAGAACGCCTCGGCCGCGGCGTTCATCGCCAAATCGGCGTGGCTGACGCCGTCGATCCAGCGGGTCGAGACGATGGCGCGCGCCCCGGTACGGTTCAGCGCCGTGGTGATGTCGGCCTGCCGCCAGAGTTGCGGCAGCAGCGCGACGATCAGACCGGCCCGGTGTGCGGCCAGGATCGTCAGCGGAAATTCGATCGTATTCGGCATCTGCAGCGCGATCACCGAATTCGCCGGCAAGCCGGCCGCGGTGAAGTGGGCGGCGAGCGCCGAGATCGCCTTGTCGGCCTGCGCATAGGTGAGGCGGGAGGGAGCCTGTCCGGTGATGCGCGGTTTGTCGGCGGGATCGATCAGGGCGACCGCGTCGGGCTGTCGCGCCAGGATGCGGCGGAACAGTCCGTCGAGCGTCGGCGACGCGTTGGGCTGGCTCACATGATCACCTTTGTGTCGATGGCCTCGCCCACCAGGTCTCGGGCAGGTAGCCGGTCAGGGCATTCGCTTTCGGCCGTTCTATCCGATTCCATCGTGCGATCCATTGTTCCTGGATGTTGTAGAGCGGGATCACGTAGAAGCCCGAGGCGAGAACGCGGTCGAGCGCGCGCACGGCGTCGACGAATTCCGGGTGCTCCCGTGCGGCGATCATCGCCGCGATCATGGCGTCGACTGCCGGATCCTTCACGCCCATGTAGTTGCGGGTGCCGTTGGTATCGGCGGCTTCCGCGCCCCAATAGAAGTACTGCTCGTTGCCCGGCGACAGTGACTGGTCCCAACGGTTCGGGATCATGTCGAAATCGAACGAGATCCGCCGCTGGTCGAACTGCACCGCGTCGACCGTGCGGACCGACGCCTGAATGCCGACCCGTTTGACGTCGCGGGCGAAGGCCAGCGCGATGCGCTCCTGATCCCGTGTGGTCACCAGGATTTCGAAAGCGAGCGGCTGGTGGTCGTCGCGTCGGCGCATGATCGTGCCGTCGAGCTCGTAGCCGGCCTCCGCCAGCAGCGACAATGCGCGGCGCATCGCGACACGGTCGCGGCCGGAGGCGTCGCTGGCGGGGAGGCGGTAGCTGCCGTCGATGAAGTCGGGCCGCAGACGAGACAGATAAGGCTTCAGCAGCTTCAACTCGCCGGAATCGGCCGCGCGGGCATACGCGGAGAGTTCGGAGCCGGCGAAGAAGCCCGCCGCGCGCGTGTACAGATCGAAGAAGTAGTTGTGGTTGATCCAGGCGAAATCGAACAATTGCAGCAGCGCCTCACGGACGCGGATATCGGCGAATACCGGACGTCTGGTGTTGAACACCAGCACCTCGGTCGGCTGCGGCAAGCCGGTCCTGACGGCGTCGCGGATGACCGCGCCGTCGCGGGCGGCTGGGAAGTCGTAGCCGTCGTGCCAGCGCAGCGGCTCGGTCTCGACGCGATAGTCGTACAATCCCCGCTTGAAGGCCTCGAAGTGCGAATTCGCCTCTCGGAAATATTCGATCCGGATCTCGTCGAAGTTCCACAGCCCGCGATTGACCGGGAGATCGCGCCCCCAATAATCCGGGTTTCGCGTCAGGGTCACGCTGGCGCCGGCCTTCACCGCGCTGACGCGATACGGCCCCGATCCGATCGGCGGCGACAATGATGTCTCCTCGAAGGTCTCGGCATCGACGGCGTGTTTGGGAAAGATCGGCATCAGCCCGAGGATCAGCGGCAGTTCGCGATCCTGCACATCGCCGAAATCGAAGCGGATCGTGAGGGGATCAAGGGCCTTCGCGCGCGCCACCTTGGCGTAGTACTGCCGATGATTGGGGCGCCCCTTGTCGCGCAGCAATTGCCAGGAGAACAGCACGTCCTCGGCCAGCACCGGTTTGCCGTCGGAGAACCGCGCCCGCGGGTCGATCCGGAACGTGACGTAGCTGCGCGCGTCGTCGGTTTCCACCGATTGCGCCAGCAGCCCGTACAGGGTGAACGGTTCGTCGTTGCCGCGCGCCATCAGGCTCTCGACGACGTAGCCGCGTATCCGCTGCACCGCGATGCCCTTGACGATGAACGGATTGAGGCTGTCGAAGGTGCCGAGCAAACCTTCCACCAGCCGGCCACCTTTCGGCGCGTCGGGATTGGCATAGGGCATTGCCGTGAAGTCGGCGGGCAGGGCGGGGTCGCCGTGCATTGCGAGCGCATAGGACGGCTTCGCCGCCGACTCTGGTCCGGCCAGAGCCGACTGGCTGAACGAAACCACAAAGCCGATGACGGCGGCCCTCGCCATCACCCCTGCGAGCAGGCTTGCGCAGGGCGCGAATCGGCCATCTGATTCGGTGCTGTCCACCACGGCAATTTACCACAAGCGAGTGAGGAAACGGGCCGCGGATGATTGTCGCCATTGATCTTTTCGTGCGCCGATGTATTGAAGGCCATCACTCGACGACGCCTGACCGGCCCGTCACGTAACTGCCTCAATTGGCACCGAGAGACCGGCCAAACGGCCAGATGTCAGCTCCGCGCGTCGCGGTGGGGTGTGCGACCGTTTCAGAAAGGGTTTTCCGCAATGAAGTCTTGCAACTTGGTCGCGACGGCCGGGCCGCGCGGGCGGGCATTCGTTCTGCTCACGGCGGCGGCCGTTGCCGCCCTGACCGTCGCTTCCGCAGCGCAAGCGCAGGCCCCGCAGCAGCCGGCCGCTCCGAAGGCGGCCCCGGCGCCGAAGGCTCCCCCGAAGGCGGCGCCGAAGGGCGGTCCCGCCGCTCAGGCGCCTGCCGCTGCGCCGCAACAAGAACAGCAGCAGGTTCAGCTGATCTATGCGCCGTGGACCAAGTTCTGCCTCAAGGGCCAGGACGCCAACGCCAAGCAGGTCTGCTTCACCGGCAAGGACGGCCGCATCGAGTCCGGCCAGCCGGTGATCGCGGCGGTGATCATCGAGCCGGAAGGCGAGCCGAAGAAGATCCTCCGCGTGACGCTGCCGCTCGGCATGCAACTCGTTCACGGCACCCGCATCATCGTCGACAGCAACGCGCCGCAGCAGAGCCCGTATGTGATCTGCTTCGCCAACGGCTGCATGTCCGACTACGAAGCGACCCCGGAATTGCTGGCCAGCATGAAGAAGGGCCAGAATCTGGTCGTGCAGGCGATCAATTCGAACGGCGCACCGCTGACGCTGCCGCTGCCGCTGGCGGAATTCGCAAAGGCCTATGACGGCCCGCCGACCGACCCGAAGCAGTTCGAAGAGACCCAGAAGAAGCTGCAGGAAGAGCTGCAGAAGCGCGCCGAAGAACAGCGCAAGAAACTCGAGGCGCAGGCTCCGGCGGGCGCCAATCCGGCCGCGAAGTAAGCCTGATATTCCGCGAAACGAAAAGGGCGCCCCTCGGGCGCCCTTTGTCTTAATCTCTGTTCGAATGTGTTTGATGAACCCGCTGGCTTTGGCGGGATATGCCGAACTAGTTCAGCGAGGGATTGCGCGGGCGGTAGCCGCCGGCCTTGTCCTTGACGAAGATTTCGGCGACCTGCGAATGCCGGATCGGTTCGCCGGAATCGTCCGGCAGCAGGTTCTGTTCCGAGACATAGGCGACGTATTCCGACTCGGCGTTCTCGGCGAGCAGATGATAGAACGGCTGGTCCTTGTGCGGCCGCACCTCTTCCGGGATCGACAGCCACCATTCCTCGGTGTTGTTGAATTCCGGATCGATGTCGAACACTACCCCGCGGAACGAAAAAATCCGGTGGCGGACGATCTGCCCGATCTGAAACTTGGCGGTTCTCGTCTTGATCATCCGAGTCGCATAGACCAGGATTGCGGCCGATGCTAGTGCGAAACCGGGCTTTCCGCTCGCCGTGGCGCAACGTCCATATCCCTGTTACCGGTCGATCATCCCCTCAGCCGGTCGCCCCAGCAGTCCCGCATGATCGACATTCTGAACCTCGCGCTTCCGTATTTCGGGCTGATCTTCGTCGGCTTCGCCTGCGGCCGGCTGAAGCGGCTGCCGGAAAACGGCCTCGCCTGGATGAACTTCTTCCTGCTCTACGTGTCGCTGCCGGCGCTGTTCTTCCGGATCATGTCGAAGACGCCGTTCGAGGAACTCAACAACCTGCCATTCGTGCTGGCGACCACGTTCGGCACGGCGTGCGCGTTCTTCATTTCGGGTCTGATCGGCCGCACCATCGGCGGCCTGTCGCTGCGCGAAGCGACGATGGCGAGCCTCGCCGGCGGCTACGGTAATATCGGCTATATGGGCCCCGGACTGGCCCTCGCGGTGTTGGGAACCAAAGCCGCGGTTCCGGTCGCGCTGATTTTCTGCTTCGACAGCATCTTCCTGTTCTCGATCGTGCCGCTGGCGATGGCGCTGACCGCCGGCGAACGGCGGCCGCTGCTGCCGACCATCGTCCACGTGGTGCGCGAGATCGTGCTGCATCCGTTGATCGTCGCGGCCTATTGCGGCGCTGCCGCAGCGGCATTCCACGTGCAATTGCCGGCCGCGGTCGACAATACGCTGCAGTTTCTGCAGAACGCCGCCGCGCCGGTGGCGCTGTTCACGCTCGGCGTGACGGTGGCGCTGCGTCCGTTCGGACGGGTGCCGTGGGAGATCCCCGGCATCGTCGCGGTGAAACTTCTGCTGCATCCGCTGATCGTGTTCGGCCTGATGCTGGCGTTCGGGCCGTTCACGCTGGAATGGGCCGCCACCGCGGTGCTGATGGCGTCGCTGCCGCCGGCGCTGAATGTGTTCGTGATCGCCCGGCAGTACAACACCTGGGTCGAGCCGGCATCGGTCGCCGTCCTGATCGGCACCTTCGTCTCGGTGGTGACGCTGACGACGGTGATGTGGCTGATCAGGACCGGGCAGTTGCCATTATAGCGAACATATATTTCCTGAGCATGATCTGATCCGAAAACCGGTCGCCACTTTTCGGGATCATGCTCTACAGCGATCGCCAGAACGGCGACATGCCTTCGCGCATCGCCAGACGCCGCAGCGGCCCGACCGAACTGATCAACTGCATCCCGACCGCGCGCGCGGCCTGCGCCGGCAAGAGATTGCTCAGCAACGTGCGATTGGCGATGTCGATGGCGAAGGTGCGGCTGGCGACATCGGCGCCGCGGGCGCGGCCGAACCGCGCGATCACCGCATCGCCGCCCAGATCCTGGTCGCGCGCCATCGCATCCTGGACGATCTCGGCGATGTCGCCGGCGTCGCGCAGCCCCATGTTGAGACCCTGGGCGCCGATCGGCGGCACCACGTGCGCGGCTTCGCCGACCAGCACGATCCGGCGCCGGCCGTAGGCGCTCGGCTTCTCGATCGCGAGCGGAAACAGGTTGCGGCCGGGCTCGACGCTGAGGCGGCCGACGATCGAGTGCGACTGCTTTTCGGCGGCTGCGGAGAGTTCGTCGTCGCCGAGCGCCATCAGCCGCTGCGCTTCCTTCGGCGCGGCGACCCAGACGACGCTCATCCGTCGGCCGGGCAGGGGCACGAAGACGCAGGGGCCCTCAGGGGTGTGGAATTCGGTCGAGACGTTGTGGTGCGGCCGCGCCGTCCCGACGTTGAAGGTGAGCGCCGACTGGTTGAGCGCGCGGCTGCTGACCGTGATTCCGGCGGCTTGCCGGCATTGCGAGGTGCGGCCATCGGCGCCGATCA
This genomic window contains:
- a CDS encoding GGDEF domain-containing protein, translated to MSYHAPILVVSGNDTSPILSALADARLSPAVTTGWLEAGAAVARLQPSAVIANGATGTSLGILAKQIEAIQPYVPLIALDPRGVLPDNAIGFEGGDFARLAARLRAALRVRTLHATTLRRLIDDGDVPRTPDSDPIQDATVLLIGRGAAYPALSVALGERVGVVGALSIEAAAKHLNARDLDGIILAEGFSPRVVDAFLTVLAEDPRFRNLPVVVTVPAPDHHVDLPNLDFAQGDPARIVADALPLVRQHAFEARLGRTLRSLDAGGLIDPRSGLLTPSAFERDFATAVYHAQARGGGLSVAKFTFNRADQRVLFDTARIVSRLMRKMDFGVLQADGSILVVFADADLRSAQAIARRLTAVMKQTSHSSRREGRIDPDVQLSTLMPDDSARTILSRLTKLDTRRAAS
- a CDS encoding invasion associated locus B family protein, whose product is MKSCNLVATAGPRGRAFVLLTAAAVAALTVASAAQAQAPQQPAAPKAAPAPKAPPKAAPKGGPAAQAPAAAPQQEQQQVQLIYAPWTKFCLKGQDANAKQVCFTGKDGRIESGQPVIAAVIIEPEGEPKKILRVTLPLGMQLVHGTRIIVDSNAPQQSPYVICFANGCMSDYEATPELLASMKKGQNLVVQAINSNGAPLTLPLPLAEFAKAYDGPPTDPKQFEETQKKLQEELQKRAEEQRKKLEAQAPAGANPAAK
- the mfd gene encoding transcription-repair coupling factor, whose product is MKAPSRSPAELLAPGRALTFANVAEGAEGLIVSDLARAVAAKPKPPAVSLAVICRDGPRMQALARSLEFFAPDVAVMQFPAWDCQPYDRVSPHAGILAQRVTALARLSRLAGSDKPLIVLTTVNAAVQRVPVRDVIAAQALSVAPGNVVPMDSVVAWLEHNGYSRASTVREPGEYAVRGGILDLFPAGLEMPVRFDFFGDQLESIRTFDAETQRTQHSMRGLDLVPVSEFQLVTETIRRFRMGYVAAFGAPDRDDQLYTAISEGRRHPGMEHWLPLFQERMDTLFDYLPGAPVAIEPQSEDAVRERFEQIADYYEARREAMDQPGSGAIYKPLPPDQLYLTDKEWAARLEGTSLARLTPFAVPDDAGGSVIDAGARAGRSFAPERADTSVNVFEKLVAHVQSLQAARKKVVIALWSEGSRDRMASMLKDHKLVHLTSVNSWRTVQATPRNEAMLAVVGLESGFETDAFAVITEQDVLGDRLVRQRKSAKKLDNFISEVTSLATGDIVVHVEHGIGRFIGLQTLEVGGAPHDCVELHYANDTKLFLPVENIELLSRYGSDGTTVELDRLGGSGWQARKAKLKNRIRQIAGELIKVAAERHLREAPKLHVEPHLYDEFCARFPYEETEDQLAAINAALGDLERGMPMDRLVCGDVGFGKTEVALRAAFAVALDGKQVAVVVPTTLLARQHAKTFTERFRGFPVNVGQASRLVSPKELTQVKKGLAEGQIDIVVGTHALLGKAIKFKDLGLVVVDEEQHFGVTHKEKLKQLRAEVHVLTLSATPIPRTLQLAMTGVRDLSIIASPPVDRLAVRTFVAPHDPLMIREALLRERYRGGQAFYVVPRIDDLAEVKDFLDKHVPEMKVAVAHGQMPPTVIEDIMSAFYDGKYDILLSTTIVESGLDIPNANTLIVHRADMFGLAQLYQLRGRVGRSKLRAYALFTLPQHNITAQAERRLKVLQSLETLGAGFQLASHDLDIRGAGNLLGEEQSGHIKEVGFELYQQMLEEAITNLKAGVVEPVADRWSPQITIGMPVLIPEDFVNDLSVRLSLYRRLADLDSDEEIENFAAELRDRFGPLPDEVRYLFKVAAIKAYCRHANVEKVDAGPKGVVITFRDNAFAHPDRLVTFIKRHGDAAKVRPDMKVVFFQVWKTPEERLAGTTDIMKQLAELAEAKKAA
- a CDS encoding class I adenylate-forming enzyme family protein → MSQPNASPTLDGLFRRILARQPDAVALIDPADKPRITGQAPSRLTYAQADKAISALAAHFTAAGLPANSVIALQMPNTIEFPLTILAAHRAGLIVALLPQLWRQADITTALNRTGARAIVSTRWIDGVSHADLAMNAAAEAFSIRYVGGFGDDLPEGMASLDVAMAEHVPAIEPVAQDARRAAIISFDTTPDGVRAIPRTHLHMIAGGLAIFLEGRVPQGAMLLSAQAPSSFAGLASSMVTWLLSGGTLALHHPFDETVLESQIRDLGCDTLVAPAPLALRLGESGLAGMPTLRNVVGLWRAPEQVAASPAWIAAPATFTDIYLFGEAGLFGARRVEDGMPAVIMPGPHSAPHNQAGSSAAGEILITPKGTLGLRGPMVTLAAYAPLPPLGSPVSAPPPDHVDTGFAARLDRTSGAVCITAPPSGVMSVGGYRFLAQDLQEWAKRLGQGALLTALPDRWSGYRLAGRAQDNARAREALSELGLNPLMVEAFRDAPPRGEESASQY
- a CDS encoding succinate dehydrogenase assembly factor 2, with the translated sequence MTGTTRSSGGLDDRRKRLLFRCWHRGTREMDLILGQFADAEIGTLKDAELDELERLIELNDHDLYNAVAGADTLPAEFKNGLFDRIKTYGHQGDPA
- a CDS encoding extracellular solute-binding protein translates to MARAAVIGFVVSFSQSALAGPESAAKPSYALAMHGDPALPADFTAMPYANPDAPKGGRLVEGLLGTFDSLNPFIVKGIAVQRIRGYVVESLMARGNDEPFTLYGLLAQSVETDDARSYVTFRIDPRARFSDGKPVLAEDVLFSWQLLRDKGRPNHRQYYAKVARAKALDPLTIRFDFGDVQDRELPLILGLMPIFPKHAVDAETFEETSLSPPIGSGPYRVSAVKAGASVTLTRNPDYWGRDLPVNRGLWNFDEIRIEYFREANSHFEAFKRGLYDYRVETEPLRWHDGYDFPAARDGAVIRDAVRTGLPQPTEVLVFNTRRPVFADIRVREALLQLFDFAWINHNYFFDLYTRAAGFFAGSELSAYARAADSGELKLLKPYLSRLRPDFIDGSYRLPASDASGRDRVAMRRALSLLAEAGYELDGTIMRRRDDHQPLAFEILVTTRDQERIALAFARDVKRVGIQASVRTVDAVQFDQRRISFDFDMIPNRWDQSLSPGNEQYFYWGAEAADTNGTRNYMGVKDPAVDAMIAAMIAAREHPEFVDAVRALDRVLASGFYVIPLYNIQEQWIARWNRIERPKANALTGYLPETWWARPSTQR